The Gemmatimonadetes bacterium SCN 70-22 DNA segment GCTGAGCCAGAGCGCCGCGAGCGCGCCGAGGGCCGTGGCGAAGGCGACCAGCACGCCGAGATCGTTGCGCTGCCGCTCGAGGGTGAGCTCGCTTCGCCTGGCGGGGGCCGCGAGGATGAGGCGCTCGCTCCTGGCGTCCATCAGCACCCGATACCCCACCAGCGTCGTCACGCCCCCCACCGAGATCCGCCGGTTCGCCGCCATCTCCTCGCCTAACGCGACGCCCTGCGCCGCGACCGGGTCGAGGTAGCGCCCCAGCGGGACGAGGGCGTCGTACAGCTCGTCGCTCGAGCGCGCCAGGCGCCCCCCCGCGTACAGGAAGAGCGGCGTGTCGAGCCGGCGCCCCTCCTCCGCCAGCCGGCCCACGTCGCTGGTGGCCGCCACCGCCCGGAGCGTCTCGCTGACGAGGAGCTCGCGCGACAGCCGATCCTCGTCTTGCAGCCGGCGGTACGTCCAGGTGGTGAAGGCGGCCGCCGGGAGGACGAAGGCCCCGAAGAGGGCCACCGAGAGGCGCGTGCGATAGCTCGCGCGCCAGCGCCGGACCCGCACGCGCGCCCACCGCCACAGGGCGCCGTCGGCGGCTGCGGCCAGGGTCCAGAGGAGGGCGACGACGGCCAGGTCGATGAGCACCAGCAGCGCCCCGCGCTGCACGAGCGCGTCGAGCGAGCGGAGCTCGACCTCGGCGTGGGCCCGCATGTCGCCGCGCCCCCCCGCGATCCGCCAGTCACCGTGCAGCTCGTCACCGATGCGCACCCACCGCGGCGCGGCGCCGATCCCGGCGTCGCGCGCCAGCGAGGTTACGGCGAGCCGGTACGGGGGCTCGACCAGCGACGGGACCTCCAGGCCGAGCAGCGCGGCGAACGGGGCGTCGCCGATGAGTCGCGTCCGCGGCGACACGACCACGGTCACCACGCGCCCGGAATCGAGCGGGGCCGCCAGGAGCAATTGCACCCCCTGCGCCGACGGCGCCTCCCGCACCAGGGCACGCCCCGCCGCGGCGGCCTCCGCGACCACCGCGCGCTCTCCCTCGGGACGCCGCTCGAAGTCGGCGACCACCAGCTCCGCCTCCGGCGTGATGGAATCGGCGCGCCACGTCGCCAGCTCCATCGGATTCCCCGACGCCGCGAGATCGGAGGCGACGTACAGGCGCAACAGGTCGACGCGGGTCCGCGGGGCCGGGGCGCGCGCCAGGTCGTCGGCGAAGCGCTCCAGGAGGCGCTGCGTCTCCCCATCGGGCGTGCCAAGCCCGCGCACGTCGCCCTCGGCCAGGGCCAGGCGCGCACGCGCGACCTCCCCCCACGCCAGGGTCGCGGCGCCACAGGCGGCGACGAACGACGCCTGGAGGACGAACCACCGCGTGCGCCTGGCGAACGCCAGCGCCCCCATCGCCACGATCCAGATCAGGGGGTACCACGACGGCCAGCGCCCGGGCGGCTCCCACAGCGGCTGGGCGGCCAGCGCGGCGAGCGCGGCCAGGGCCGGCGCCAGCACGGCCGGGAGCCGCGAACGCCCCCGCATCGCGACACGTCCCGCCTCCCCCGCCGCCAGCAGCAACGCGGTGGCCGCCAGGAAGAGCGACACCTCCCACGCCACCCACAGCGTCGCCGGAATCCCGCGGGACGGCGGCGCGATGCCCCGCGACAGGTCGCGCAGGAGGAAGGGGGCGACCGCGAGCAGGACGACGGCCGCCACCGGCGCGGCCGCGCGCCCCCATCGCCTGGCGCGCACCCGCCGCCGCCCCAGCACGGCGAGCACGGCGATCGCCGCGGTGATCGCCAGGGCACCGACGCTGGCCGTGAAGGGAGCCCCGCGCGCGGCATAGAAGAACGACGGATCGAAGACGGCGGCGCGGTTCGACAGCGCCGACAGCGGCATGATCCAGACGAGCGCGACGCCGACCCCTAACGTGGCGAAGCGCCACCACAGCGGCGCCGGCCGGCGCCAGGCCACGGCCAACGCCGCAAGGAGGGCCACCCCCAACGCCACGGCACCACGCAGCCGCGCGCGCTCCTCCACTTGCAGCCGCGCCGGACCGGCTCCCAAGGGGGCGCTGCGCGCCCAGAGCTCCGGTACGGCGTGCGGCGCCATGCGCGTGAACCCCTCCACCCTCCCGGGGGCCAGGTCGAAGCCGGCGATCCCCTCGCGCTCCGCGACGACGGCGCCAAGGCTCCGCGCCAGGCGGTCCGCCGGCGGCGACGCCGACAGCACGCGCATCACGACCGCCCGACGCTCGCCCCGCGCTGCCGACGCGAAGGCAACGGTGTAGAACTCCGACCACGCCACCCCCGTCGAGTCCACCAGCGGTTCCACCGCGACGCGTACCGGCCCCATCCAGGTGGTGGCCCGCGGCCCGTCGAACACGACCGCCGACACCTCCCCCAGCGAAGGCGAGGGGAGCAGGTCCTCGAGCGCCGGGAACCGTTCCTGCGCGTCGGCCGGGATCTCGAGCGCTCGCCCTGCCGCGGCGCGCAGACGCCCGAAGTCCTCGTCGAGGACCGCCGCGAAGGCACGCTCGGCGCGCTCGGCCCGGCCCTGCTCGTACGACGCCCAGTCGCGTGCGATTGAACGAAACGCGCCAGCCGCGATCCACCCCTCGGCCGAGAACCAGGCCAGCGCGAGGGTCGCCGCCCAGGCCACGATGCGGCGACGCCCGCGCATGGACAGGAGCACCGCGACGGCGATGGCTCCCGTGGCGCCGATGAGATATGGTTCGCCCCACGTGCGCAGCCAGAGCGCGCCGAGGACGATCGCCCCGGACGCCGAGGCGAGCCACCCGAGGGTGAACCGATTACTCGACGACCCTGTCATGCCCGATCCCATCGCCGACCGCGCCCCTGCCCCCCTGCGATTGAAGGAGTTGCGCCCGGGCGACGTTGCAGCCGTCCTCGCGCGTGACCCGCGCCTCATCATCCCGGTGGGAACCTGCGAGCAGCACGGCCCTCACCTGCCGATGGGGTGCGACACGCTGATCGTCGAGGCGCTCGCCGACGAGCTGTCGGCGGAGATGCAGGTCCTGCGCGCGCCCACGGTGGAGTACGGGGTCAACACCCAGCACGAGCGGGTGGTCCCGGGCAACGCGACCCTGCGCCGGAAGTCGCTCCTGCGCGCCCTGAACGATCTCACCGACGATTGGGAGGCGGGCGGGGTGCGCGAGTTCATCTTCCTGACCGCCCACGGCTATGAGGGGCATCAGGAGGCGCTGTCCACGGTGATCACGAAGGGAGCGCGCGTGCGGGTCGTGGACATCCTGGCGATCGATCTCTCTGACCTGACGGTAAGTGGCATCGGTCCGTTGCACGGCGATGAGGTGGACACGTCGCTCCTGCTGCACCTCGCCCCCCATCTCGTTCGCATGGACCTGGCGCAGGATTATATGATCACTCCGGAGGCACTCCGGCGATACCGCCGAACGTCGCTGAAGGTCCCGGCGGCCAGTGCGGGGTCGATAGGGCGCCCTTCGGTGGCCAGTGCGGAAACCGGTGCCGCGATCTACACGCGAATATGGTCCAGGATTCGCGAACGTATCCTCTTGACCCCTCCCCCGGCGGAGTGAGGCCCCTGCCAGGATGACAGTCCTCTCGCGGCCAGTGGGGAGTGACCGAGGAGGTGCCTGAACGGGTCTACCGGTTCAGGGTACTATCTTTCATCGCATGAGACATAGACTGCTCGGACTCGCCGCCGCACGTGCCGCCGCAAGTGCCACCGCACGTGCCACCGCACGTGCCACCGCACGTGCCACCGCACTCGCCGCCGGAGTCGCGGTCGGACTCGCGGTCGCGGCCCAGACCGTCGCGGCGCAGAGCGCCCAGATCATCGATCAGGGCAGCTTCACGATTTCCGTGAACGGCCAGCGCGCGGGGCGTGAGGAATTCCGTATCGAGGGGACACCCACCGGGACGGGGGCGCTGGAGTACGTGGCTCGCGCGACGGTGGTGTTCGGCGACCGGCGGTTGATCCCCGCCCTGCGCTCCGATTCCATGGGCGCCCCTTCGGACTACCAGGTCGAGAGCCGTGGGACCACGACGGGCTCCGAGCGGTGGAGCGGGAAGATCATGCGCGGGCGCGTGAGCGCCAGGATCAACAACGCCCGCGGCGAATCGGCCAAGGAATACATCGTCACCGACGGGGCGATCATCCTCGACGACGACGTCTTTCACCAGTACTACTTCGCGGCCCGGCACGCTCCGCAGACGAGCGTGGCGGTGGTCGTCCCACGCCGGAACGCGCAGCTGGTCATGCGCCTGACGTCGGCCGGGAACGAGCGCGTCACGATCGGGACGAAGGAGCTCGAGGCGCGCCACCTGGTGCTCACCGAGGCGTCGGGGGCGACGCGCGACGTCTGGATCGACGGGAAGGGGCGGGTGCTGAAGGTCGCGATCCCCTCGCGCAACATCGTCGCCCTGCGGGACGACCCACCCGCGCCGTAGGGGGTCCCGAGTCGGGGAGGCTCGGGAGGCGCCCGGCCAGGACGACACGGCAACGCCCCGTCTTCACGCGGGGCGTTGTGCCTTTTTCCGGACAAGTGAAACCCTGCTCCTCCCGGGATCGTACACCCAGCAGACTTTCCAACCTCAGGCACCCGGCATTCCATGCGACGACTGATCTGCACGCTGCTCGTACTTGCCACCGCGCCCGCCGTGCCGGCGCAGGCCCCGACGAGCGGCCCAGTGCTCACGCTCGACGAGGCCATCCGGCTGGCGGTTCGCAACAATCCGCAGTACCTGCAATCGGGGTCGAACCGTACCCGAGCCGCCGCCGCGCTGCGCACGGCCACCGGCCAGCTCCTCCCCTCGGTGCGGACGTCGTTCGGGTCGAGCTACCGCGAGGGGCGCCAGCAGTTCTTCGCCGGGCAGGCGTTCGGTTCCACGTCGGACGTGCTCTCGTCGAGCGCCGACCTCGGGGTGGACCTTGCCATCAGCGCCGCCTCGCTGATGGCGCGCAAGCAGCAGCGGGCCAACCTCGACGCCGCCGAGTCGGACATGACGAGTGCCGAGGCCACGCTCCGCGCCAACGTGATCACGCAGTACCTCAACGTCCTCCAGGCGCAGGCGCGCGCCTCGCTGCAGGACACGCTCCTCCGCTCCACGCAGGCGCAGCTGGAGCTGGCCCGCGCGCGGCAGCAGGTGGGGGCGGCCACGACGCTCGACGTCCGCCGCGCCGAGGTGGCGGTGGGGCAGCAGCAGGTGGCCGTGCTCCGCGAGCGCAACGCCGTCGAGGTGGAGAAGCTGCGCCTCTTCCAGCAGCTCGGGGTGGAGCAGCCGGCGGGGGTGACGCTGTCCAGCGAGTTCACGATCCGCGAGCCGACGTTGCAGCTCGAGTCGCTGCTGCAGCAGGCCCGCACCGGCAATCCCTCCCTGGGGGCGCTGCGTTCGCGCGAGCGCGCCAGCGAGGTCGGCGTGGCGAGCGCCCGCTCGGCCTACTTCCCGTCGCTGTCGCTCAGCTCCGGGGTCAGCGGCTTCTCGCAGCAGCTCCGCAACATCGACGGGAGCATCTCCGACATGCGGGCCGCGACGCTGGCCCAGCAGCGGTCGTGCCTGACGCAGGACTCCCTGCGCGTCGGGGCAGGACTCCCGAGCATCCTGCAGCAGTGTTCGGCGATCGCCTTCACCGACGCGCAGGCGTCGGCCATGCGCGACGCCAATGCCCAGTTTCCCTTCAAGATGACGCGCTCGCCGTTGCAGCTCTCGGCGCAGCTGTCGCTCCCGATCTTCGACGGCTTCACCCGCGAGCAGCGGATCCAGGAGGCGACGGCGTCGCGGAACGACGCGCGCTACCGCGTGCGCGAGCAGGAGCTGAAGCTCACCGCCGACGTGACGTCGGCATACCGCAACCTGGTGACGGCGTACCAGACGGTGCGCCTGCAGGAACAGAACGCGGTGGCGGCGCGCGAGGCGCTGGCCCTCGCGCAGGAGCGCTTCCGCGTGGGCGCCAACACCTTCGTGGACGTGACACAGGCGCGCGGTGACTACGAGCGCGCCGAGACGGAACGCATCAACGCCATCTACGATTTTCACAAGGCTTTCGCCGCGCTCGAGGCGGCGGTGGGCCGTCCCCTGCGATAACCGAGGACGAACGCAATGAGCAAGCGCATGAAGTGGGGCCTGGGCATCGTGGCCGTTGCCGCCGTGGTCGGCGTGGTCGCGGCGCGCGCCCGCGGCGGCGACAAGGCCACCGAAGTCCGCATCGAGTCGGTGCAGAAGCGCGACCTCGTCGCCTCGGTGACCGCCAGCGGCCAGGTGCAACCGGTCACGAAGGTGGACGTGGCGGCCGACATCAGCGGGCGCATCGTGCGCCTTGCGGTCAAGGAGGGGGAGATCGTCAAGAAGGGGCAGTTCCTCCTCGAGATCGATCCGGCGCAGTACCAGGCCGCGGTGCAGCGTTCCGAGGCGGCGCTGGCGTCGGCGAAGGCATCGGCCGCCCAGGCCCGGGCCAACCTGCTCCAGGCGCAACGCAACTACGAACGCTCGCTGGAGATCAAGAAGTCGAACGCGGCGCTCATCTCGGAGGAGTCGCTGGAGCAGCTGAAGACCGCCGTCGAGGTGAACACGGCGTTGTTCGAGGCGGCCACGCAGAACGCCGACCAGTCGGCCGCCTCCCTGCGCGAGGCGCGGAGCAACCTGGCCCGCACGACCATCCTCGCGCCCATGTCGGGGAAGATCACGCGCCTGGCCGTCGAGCAGGGCGAGACCGCGGTCCCCGGGACGTTCAACAAGGACGCGGCCACGCTCCTCACCATCGCCGACCTCTCGGTCTTCGAGACGAAGGTCAAGGTCGACGAGACCGACGTCGCGCGCATCTCGCTGGGCGACTCGGCGGTGATCCAGATCGACGCCTTCCCCGACACGACGTTCGTCGGCAAGGTGGTCGAGATCTCGAACAGCTCGGTCAAGTCGGCGTCGACCTCCACGACGGAGCAGGCGATCGACTACGAGGTCACCATCCAGCTCATGAATCCCCCGGCCGAGACGCGTCCGGACTTCTCGGCGACCGCGAAGATCGTGACCGACACGCGCGACGCGGTCCTCACGATCCCGATCATCGCCCTCACCGTGCGGGAGAACGAGGCGATCGGCGCCGACACGGCCGGGATTCCCGGGCAGCCCAGGCAGAAGGAGGTCGGGAAGCGGGACGTGGAGGGGGTCTTCGTGGTCGGCACCGACAACAAGGTCACCTTCCGCCCCGTCAAGGTCGGGATCGCCGGCGACAAGTACTTCGAGGTCGTCTCCGGGGTGAAGGACGGGGAGCGCATCGTCGGTGGCACCTATCAGGCGATTCGCGAGTTGAAGGATGGAGCGCTGGTGAAGGAACCGAAGGCCGACAAGAAGACCGAGACGGGAGCCAAGTCGTGAGCGACAAGCATGCGGACGCCATCCTGAGCGCCACCGGGGAGCACTCGCTGAGCACCACCGCCGAGCGCGAGGCGGTGGTCCAGGCCCCCGGTGCGACCCCCGGCAAGGACTGGGTCATCGTGACGCGCGGGCTCAAGCGCGAGTACGACATGGGGGGGGAAATCGTCCGCGCGCTGCGCGGCGTCGACCTGGCCATTCGCCGCAACGAGTACGTGGCGATCATGGGCCCGTCGGGGTCGGGCAAGTCGACGCTGATGAACCTGATCGGCTGTCTCGACACGCCGACGGCGGGCGAGTACTGGCTCAACGGGACGCTCGTCTCGAAGATGAGCGACGACGAGCTGGCCCGCGTGCGCAACAAGGAGATCGGGTTCGTCTTCCAGACGTTCAACCTCCTGCCGCGGGCCACGGCGCTGCACAACGTCGAGCTGCCGCTGGTGTACGCCGGCATGTCGTCGGACGAGCGGAAGCGCCGCGCCAAGCTGGCGCTCGAGCAGGTGCAACTCGATCACCGCATGCATCACCGGCCCAACGAGCTGTCCGGCGGCCAGCGGCAGCGCGTGGCCATCGCCCGGGCGCTGGTGAACAACCCGTCGATCCTGCTGGCCGACGAGCCGACGGGGAACCTGGACTCGCAGACTTCCGAGGAGATCATGCGGGTGTTCGAGAGCCTCGCCGACTCGGGGCAGACGGTCATCATGGTGACGCACGAGCCCGACATCGCCGCCCACGCGCGCCGCGTGGTGGTGCTCCGTGACGGCGTGATCGCGTCCGACGACCGTCGTTCGGCCTTCAAGCAGTCGATGGGCATCTCGTAGCGCACGTGCCATTCCTCGAAGCCATCCGGCTGGCGTTCGCGCAGATCCGGGTGCAGAAGCTGAAGAGCTTCTTC contains these protein-coding regions:
- a CDS encoding macrolide ABC transporter ATP-binding protein; amino-acid sequence: MVQAPGATPGKDWVIVTRGLKREYDMGGEIVRALRGVDLAIRRNEYVAIMGPSGSGKSTLMNLIGCLDTPTAGEYWLNGTLVSKMSDDELARVRNKEIGFVFQTFNLLPRATALHNVELPLVYAGMSSDERKRRAKLALEQVQLDHRMHHRPNELSGGQRQRVAIARALVNNPSILLADEPTGNLDSQTSEEIMRVFESLADSGQTVIMVTHEPDIAAHARRVVVLRDGVIASDDRRSAFKQSMGIS